Proteins from one Podarcis raffonei isolate rPodRaf1 chromosome 1, rPodRaf1.pri, whole genome shotgun sequence genomic window:
- the TMEM216 gene encoding transmembrane protein 216 isoform X2, with protein MAPRNRQLSSTPLEILLFLNGWYYATYFLLEIFIFVYKGLLLPYPSANLALDLIMLFLYLGIEVTRIFFGSKGNLCQRKVPLAISLALTFPAAVMAAYYLLLQTYALRLEAILNAILLLFYAVELLLGVLTLAAFSSLDSY; from the exons ATGGCGCCTCGCA ATCGCCAGCTCTCCTCCACCCCTTTGGAGATTCTCCTGTTCCTGAATGGCTGGTATTATGCAACCTATTTTCTGCTGGAGATTTTCATATTTGTCTATAAAG GACTCCTGTTGCCCTACCCCTCTGCCAATTTGGCTTTGGACCTGATTATGCTTTTTCTCTATCTTGGGATTGAAGTGACCCGGATATTTTTTG GCTCAAAAGGGAACCTCTGTCAACGGAAAGTGCCACTTGCTATCAGTCTGGCTTtaacctttccagcagcagtgATGGCAGCCTATTATCTGCTGCTGCAGACTTATGCTCTGCGGCTGGAGGCCATCCTTAATgctatcctcctcctcttctatgCTGTGGAGCTGTTACTGGGTGTTCTCACTCTGGCTGCCTTCTCCAG TTTGGACTCTTACTGA
- the TMEM216 gene encoding transmembrane protein 216 isoform X1, with amino-acid sequence MFWFHPLDRQLSSTPLEILLFLNGWYYATYFLLEIFIFVYKGLLLPYPSANLALDLIMLFLYLGIEVTRIFFGSKGNLCQRKVPLAISLALTFPAAVMAAYYLLLQTYALRLEAILNAILLLFYAVELLLGVLTLAAFSSLDSY; translated from the exons ATGTTCTGGTTTCACCCCCTAGATCGCCAGCTCTCCTCCACCCCTTTGGAGATTCTCCTGTTCCTGAATGGCTGGTATTATGCAACCTATTTTCTGCTGGAGATTTTCATATTTGTCTATAAAG GACTCCTGTTGCCCTACCCCTCTGCCAATTTGGCTTTGGACCTGATTATGCTTTTTCTCTATCTTGGGATTGAAGTGACCCGGATATTTTTTG GCTCAAAAGGGAACCTCTGTCAACGGAAAGTGCCACTTGCTATCAGTCTGGCTTtaacctttccagcagcagtgATGGCAGCCTATTATCTGCTGCTGCAGACTTATGCTCTGCGGCTGGAGGCCATCCTTAATgctatcctcctcctcttctatgCTGTGGAGCTGTTACTGGGTGTTCTCACTCTGGCTGCCTTCTCCAG TTTGGACTCTTACTGA